A window of the Brassica napus cultivar Da-Ae chromosome C5, Da-Ae, whole genome shotgun sequence genome harbors these coding sequences:
- the BNAC05G36900D gene encoding uncharacterized protein BNAC05G36900D isoform X1, whose product MEIWCHQDFVPSTWFHRFGSKTRCIRKTRERGRTWNQINVIRDKAMVGLRSAAVDSSGREFNRNRLIALLSAIFLEQIRVSGFGGWFLLRLSLHDPFLPLNIEAQSEDDAVKLGLVVANAVKEFNALDTSALSSLTRS is encoded by the exons ATGGAG ATTTGGTGCCATCAAGACTTTGTGCCATCGACTTGGTTCCATCGATTTGGATCCAAAACTCGTTGTATTCGAAAGACCCGGGAGAGAGGAAGAACATGGAACCAAATCAATGTAATAAGAGATAAAGCTATGGTGGGTTTGag gTCCGCTGCTGTGGATTCATCTGGCCGTGAGTTCAACCGTAATCGTCTTATTGCGTTGCTTTCAGCAATTTTTCTAGAGCAA ATCCGTGTTTCGGGCTTTGGTGGATGGTTTCTTCTCAGACTTTCTCTCCACgacccttttcttcctcttaACATTGAG GCGCAGAGTGAGGATGATGCTGTGAAGTTAGGCCTTGTGGTTGCTAATGCAGTGAAGGAGTTCAATGCTTTGGACACCTCTGCTTTGTCCAGTCTCACTCGCTCTTAA
- the BNAC05G36900D gene encoding uncharacterized protein BNAC05G36900D isoform X2 yields the protein MVGLRSAAVDSSGREFNRNRLIALLSAIFLEQIRVSGFGGWFLLRLSLHDPFLPLNIEAQSEDDAVKLGLVVANAVKEFNALDTSALSSLTRS from the exons ATGGTGGGTTTGag gTCCGCTGCTGTGGATTCATCTGGCCGTGAGTTCAACCGTAATCGTCTTATTGCGTTGCTTTCAGCAATTTTTCTAGAGCAA ATCCGTGTTTCGGGCTTTGGTGGATGGTTTCTTCTCAGACTTTCTCTCCACgacccttttcttcctcttaACATTGAG GCGCAGAGTGAGGATGATGCTGTGAAGTTAGGCCTTGTGGTTGCTAATGCAGTGAAGGAGTTCAATGCTTTGGACACCTCTGCTTTGTCCAGTCTCACTCGCTCTTAA
- the LOC111203215 gene encoding glutathione S-transferase T3-like: MLINAWLNTSKDAIVGNNQKSGTFWKRVGDYFFAALSGGDSVESSEHVHYKQRWHKISNDTSKFYGVYTAAERHISSGQHENDVLKVAHEIFFADQGSKFTLEHVWCVLRYEQKWLNLNSTKASESSNKRKTVESDSQTSTTSVGEEEIRPEGVKAAKAKRNANGKSVDYYTMVLELRKVDLDRKEKLQKLAILDTLLAKTEPLTEAEEAAKNKLLAKYI, translated from the coding sequence ATGCTGATCAATGCCTGGCTAAATACCTCTAAGGACGCTATTGTAGGGAATAACCAAAAATCAGGCACTTTCTGGAAACGAGTTGGAGATTATTTCTTCGCAGCTCTTTCTGGTGGAGATAGTGTTGAAAGTAGCGAGCATGTCCACTACAAGCAGAGGTGGCACAAAATCAGCAATGACACTTCCAAGTTTTATGGTGTATATACGGCTGCAGAGAGACATATATCTAGTGGGCAGCATGAGAACGATGTACTGAAGGTGGCCCATGAAATATTCTTCGCGGACCAGGGGTCCAAATTCACACTGGAGCATGTGTGGTGTGTGTTGAGGTATGAGCAGAAATGGCTCAACCTCAACAGCACTAAAGCTTCTGAAAGTTCTAATAAGAGGAAAACCGTTGAATCAGATTCCCAAACTTCAACCACAAGTGTTGGTGAAGAAGAGATACGCCCTGAAGGTGTAAAGGCTGCAAAAGCTAAACGTAATGCAAATGGGAAGTCTGTTGATTACTATACGATGGTACTTGAACTGAGGAAGGTGGATTTGGATAGGAAAGAAAAACTCCAGAAGCTAGCCATCTTAGACACTCTCCTAGCAAAAACCGAACCACTCACTGAGGCTGAAGAAGCAGCCAAAAACAAGCTCCTCGCCAAATATATTTAG
- the LOC125587319 gene encoding uncharacterized protein LOC125587319, translated as MASNHYEGGKIGLKPKQIMEEARKDQGVVISYSKAWRSQEHGQDIARGTPDDSYEALPSWFHMIKEKNPGSVTFIEVDSVGKFKYAFLSLGPSIRGFKLMRKVLSVDGAHLKAKYKGTLLAATAQDGNFHLYPIAFAIVDSENDASWSWFMKCLKTIISDEEDLNVQDSFKSSTLVPLVVEAAYAYTKDDFDCYFHEIEAFDILLADYLHKADFRKWSRAYSPANRFNIMTSNLDESINSLLKVSREYPIVCLFDTIRMIMTRWFTERREQGVRHMHPVTFDVGNRMKELYDFTSRFLEVSKINDSEFEVKGDTRDQVVNFQTRHCSCFVFDVEKFPCAHAIAAAKAGNKHENDYVDEFFSNERFKLAYSESVYPVGDKAYWDIPPHVASFVCRPPSTHFPSGRRKKKGFQVRGSMENIGPYPNHHPSLTNVADVDRKVTTKVVVYCLFDNRVI; from the exons ATGGCAAGCAATCATTATGAAGGAGGAAAGATTGGGCTGAAACCTAAACAGATCATGGAAGAAGCTAGAAAAGATCAGGGTGTTGTGATTTCATATTCAAAGGCTTGGAGGTCTCAAGAGCACGGCCAAGATATAGCTAGGGGTACTCCTGATGACAGTTATGAAGCTTTGCCCAGCTGGTTTCAcatgataaaagaaaagaatccaGGTTCTGTGACTTTTATCGAAGTTGATTCTGTTGGGAAATTCAAATACGCATTTTTGTCGCTTGGTCCATCTATCAGAGGGTTTAAGTTGATGAGGAAGGTACTTTCTGTTGATGGTGCCCATCTGAAAGCAAAGTATAAAGGGACTCTACTTGCTGCCACAGCACAAGATGGTAATTTTCACTTGTATCCTATAGCTTTTGCTATAGTTGATTCTGAGAATGATGCCTCATGGAGTTGGTTTATGAAATGTCTGAAAACCATCATTTCTGATGAAGAGGATTTG AATGTCCAGGACAGTTTCAAGAGTTCAACACTTGTCCCTTTGGTTGTTGAAGCTGCTTATGCCTACACCAAGGATGATTTTGATTGCTATTTTCATGAGATTGAGGCGTTCGACATTTTATTAGCAGATTATCTTCATAAAGCAGACTTCAGGAAGTGGTCCCGAGCTTATTCTCCTGCTAATCGCTTCAACATCATGACGTCAAACTTGGACGAATCTATAAATTCTTTGCTGAAAGTGAGTCGTGAGTATCCAATAGTCTGTCTTTTTGACACTATTAGGATGATAATGACTAGGTGGTTCACTGAACGACGTGAGCAAGGAGTTCGTCACATGCACCCTGTCACGTTCGATGTGGGGAACAGGATGAAGGAGCTATATGATTTTACGTCTCGCTTTCTCGAAGTTTCCAAAATCAATGATTCAGAGTTTGAGGTTAAGGGAGATACAAGAGATCAAGTGGTGAATTTTCAAACAAGGCATTGTTCATGCTTTGTGTTTGATGTTGAGAAGTTTCCTTGTGCTCATGCAATTGCTGCTGCAAAGGCTGGAAACAAGCATGAAAATGATTATGTCGATGAGTTTTTCTCCAATGAAAG GTTTAAACTAGCATATTCAGAGAGTGTATATCCTGTTGGCGATAAAGCATATTGGGATATTCCTCCCCATGTAGCTTCGTTTGTCTGTCGCCCTCCATCTACACACTTTCCTAGTGGCaggaggaaaaaaaaaggattcCAAGTTCGTGGGAGTATGGAAAATATCGGCCCATATCCAAACCATCACCCAAGTCTTACAAATGTAGCAGATGTGGACAGAAAGGTCACAACAAAGGTAGTTGTGTATTGCCTATTTGATAACAGAGTTATATAA